The stretch of DNA GATGATTTTAACACCTCTTTGATAAGCTTGGTGATATGGATTTGCGCCGACAAATGCAGGTAAAAATGAGTGATGAATATTAATAATTTTAGGAAATTTACTAATAAAATCTTGACTAACTATTTGCATATATTTGGCTAAAACCACTAAATCTATTTGATATTTATGTAATAGTTCTAATTGTTTAGCTTCTTGTTCAATTTTGTTATCTTTATTAATCGGAATATGATAATAATCAATATTAAATTGGTCAGCTATTTCTTGTAAATCTTGGTGATTACTAATAATTAAAGTGATTTCGGCGGGAAATTCTTTAGCTTTATTTCGCCAAATTAAATCATATAAACAATGATCTTGCCGACTTACCCATATTGCAATTTTGGGGACTGTATCAGAGAAATGTAGTTGCCAACTTGCTTGTAGGGGTGTGGCGATCGCATTAAAAGCAGCCCCAATTATTTCCTTTGGTAAATTGAATCCTGCCAATTGCCACTCAATCCGCGTTAAAAATAGCCCTGCTGCGAAATCTGTGTGCTGATCGGCATGGATGATATTGCCGCCATTGGAGTAGATAAAGTTGGCAAATTTAGCTACTAATCCTTTTTGATCGGGGCAAGAAATCAGCAATGTTGCAGTTGGATTAGTCATACGGTGTCTAACAATTTAACAAGGAAAATCATTACTGAAAAATATACAATTCAAATCCCGTAATTAAATGGTTTTTCAACTTATTATTGGGATCGAGGATTCTTTTCTTTGTCATCAAAATCCCACTCATCGTCATCATCAAAACCCCAATCATCGTCATCATCATTATTTTGTGGTTTAGTTGGTGGAGATTCGGGGATATTTTCTGGTTCCTCTGTATCTAAAGGGCGATAAGGAGGCGTAATTACTCGGTATTCCGCATCGTAAACAGATTCAGTTTTTCCGACTGCGGAATCGCTAGGATTTTTATAACCGTAGGAATAAACTGAACCGGAACGATAACTAGTTGTTGGTTCTTGTTTGGCTTCGTAATTGCGATCGCTTACATTACTTGCCCCACTAGAAGCAGAACTGTCATAACTAGTTTCTTCATCATCATCGTCTTCTTCTTCCCATTCTCGATCGCTATTTGAATACGTTGATGAAGTATTAGAAGCACTTGTACTGCTGCTACTTGCCGCAGCATAAGAATAATTTTGATAGGTAGAAGTAGTGGTTCGATTCTGATTTTGGTAACTGGCGTTTTCTGCTTCTAACTGACGAATTCGAGATAATAATCTAGCATTACCCCAAGAACTAATTGTATGTAACAACCAAGCTACAACTAAAGCTGTAAGTACTCCAAATACCACTGCTGCTAATATCCAAAATCCCAAGGGTAATGCTTGAGTTTTTATTCCTAAAAACACCAGCTTCAGAGATACAGAGTTTTGGAGAGCAAACACTGTTAACCCTCCGAGAGCCATTAGTAGTAGTACGATGCGAACAACCATTTTTTAAGTTTTGAGTAAGAGAGTTTTATTGGTTACAAGGAAACTTTTATTAGCGTAACGGTGCATAGCACGTTTTAATTTGTCTCCCCTGCCCCCCTGCCCCCCTGCTTCCCTGCTTCCCTGCTTCCCTGCCAACGCTCCAAAGGTACACAATCAACATCTAACTGATCTAAAGCACGGGCTACTACAAAATCTACCAAATCTTCAATAGTTTGAGGATTGTGATACCAGGCGGGAATAGCGGGAACAATTCTGGCTCCTGCTTCCGCTAAACTGGTTAGGTTTCGCAGGTGAATTAAGCTAAAAGGAGTTTCACGAGGTACTAATACTAGTTTACGACCTTCTTTGAGTTGGACATCGGCTGCGCGTTCCAAAAGGTCGGAACTTAAACCTGCGGCTAACTTTGCTACTGTACTCATGCTACAGGGCATGACGACCATTCCTAGAGTGCGGTAGGAACCGCTGGCGATATTTGCGCCGACA from Phormidium ambiguum IAM M-71 encodes:
- the purU gene encoding formyltetrahydrofolate deformylase produces the protein MTNPTATLLISCPDQKGLVAKFANFIYSNGGNIIHADQHTDFAAGLFLTRIEWQLAGFNLPKEIIGAAFNAIATPLQASWQLHFSDTVPKIAIWVSRQDHCLYDLIWRNKAKEFPAEITLIISNHQDLQEIADQFNIDYYHIPINKDNKIEQEAKQLELLHKYQIDLVVLAKYMQIVSQDFISKFPKIINIHHSFLPAFVGANPYHQAYQRGVKIIGATAHYVTADLDAGPIIEQDVVKVSHRDDVNDLIRKGKDLERVVLARAVRAHLQNRVLVYGNRTVVFE
- a CDS encoding flavin prenyltransferase UbiX; translation: MTKPLILGISGASGLIYAVRALKFLLEADYAIELVASKSTYMVWQAEQNIRLPGEPTQQEQFWREQAGVLTQGKLRCHPWGDVGANIASGSYRTLGMVVMPCSMSTVAKLAAGLSSDLLERAADVQLKEGRKLVLVPRETPFSLIHLRNLTSLAEAGARIVPAIPAWYHNPQTIEDLVDFVVARALDQLDVDCVPLERWQGSREAGKQGGRGAGETN
- a CDS encoding LapA family protein encodes the protein MVVRIVLLLMALGGLTVFALQNSVSLKLVFLGIKTQALPLGFWILAAVVFGVLTALVVAWLLHTISSWGNARLLSRIRQLEAENASYQNQNRTTTSTYQNYSYAAASSSSTSASNTSSTYSNSDREWEEEDDDDEETSYDSSASSGASNVSDRNYEAKQEPTTSYRSGSVYSYGYKNPSDSAVGKTESVYDAEYRVITPPYRPLDTEEPENIPESPPTKPQNNDDDDDWGFDDDDEWDFDDKEKNPRSQ